GCACGTGACGCGCCGAGAACGAGCCGCCGTCGCGATCGCGGTCGACGTGGAACACGACCGGGATGTCCGAGCGGCCGCGGCGCAGGAAGTATCCGTGCAACGAGTGCGGCATCCGTTCGGGCGCGACGGTCGCGCCCGCGGCCCGCAACGCCTGCGCGGCGACCTGACCGCCGTACAGCTGCGGGCGCGCGGGGTCCTCGTTCTGCCCCCGGAACAGATCGCGGTCGAGCTGCTCGAGGTCGAGCAGCGTCGCGAGGTCTCGTTCGGGCGGCACGACGACGCTACGGCGCGATGCCGATGCGCGCGATCGGCTCCGCCGGTGCCTGCCGGTGGTTGAGCGCGCGCTCGAGCGAGTCGAGGAGGACGTTGCGGATCTCGCGCGGGTCGATCAGCTCGTCGAACCCCAGCCCCTTCGCGGAGACGTAGGACGCCTCGATCTCGCGCCTGCGCAGCATCGCCGCCTCGTCCTCGTCCGATCCCCGGGCCCTGCTCATCGCGGCCGCACCCATCGCGCCCATCGTCGCACCGGGGAACCCGAACACGCCGGACTGGCCGTCGAACGGGATCATGCCCATGACCATCGAGCCGAACCCGTAGGCCTTGCGCAGCGTCACCTCGAACTTCGGTGACGTCGCGAGCGTCTGCGCGACGTACATGCGCGCGCCCTTGCGGAGGATGCCCGCCTTCTCGGACGCGCTGCCCGGCAGCACACCGGGGTTGTCGGACAGGAAGACGAGCGGCAGGTGGAACGCGTCGGCGACGTTGACGAAGTGCGCGGCCTTGTCGGCGCCGTCGGCGTCGATCGCGCCCGCCATGACGAGCGGTTGGTTCGCGACGACCGCGACCGGGTGCCCGCCGAGACGGCACAGCGCGGTGATGAGGGGCCGGCCGAAGTCGGGCTGCACCTCGAGGCACGAGCCGGCGTCGAACACGACGTCGAGCACCGCGCGCATGTCGTACACGCGACGGCCGTTGCGCGGGACGAGGTCGAGCATCTCGTCGACGAGACGGGGCGCGGTGTCGCGTCCCTCGGCATCGGGCGGGTACGACCACGCGGACGACGGGAAGTAGCCGAGGTACGCGCGCACGAGGTCGAGCGCGCGCGCGTCGTCGTCGGCGACGTTGTGGACGAGGCCGCTCGCGAGCGCGACGGCCGGGCCGCCGAGGTCTTCCTTCGTGATCGTCTCGTGGAGCGACTCGTACACGACCGGCGGGCCCGCCGTGAAGATCACGGCATGCCTGCTCATCACGGTGAAGTCGGAGATCGGGGCGACGAGCGCGCCGTGCCCGGCGGAGGACCCGAGCACCGCGGTGACGAGCGGGACGCGGCCCGAGCAGCGCGCCTGGGCGAGCATGTCGGTCGGTGTCCGGCCGTGACGACGGCCGTCGGCACGGAAGCCCGCGCCGTCCAGCATCATCACGAGCGGCACGCGGTCCGCGACCGCCAGCTCCGCGATGCGGTAACGCTTCGCGTTGGCGGCCTCGCCGATCGTCCCCGCCATCACGGTGAAGTCCTCGGCCGCGACCATCACCGGCCGGCCGTCGACCCGCCCGAACCCGGTCACGATCGCGTCCGCGGGTGCCTCCTCGCCGCCGACGAGCGTCCCGAGCTCGCGGAACGACCCGTCGTCGAGCAGGTGTGCGATGCGCGCGCGGGCGTCGAGCTTGCCCGCGTCCCAGTGCTTGCGCAGCCGT
Above is a window of Acidimicrobiia bacterium DNA encoding:
- a CDS encoding carboxyl transferase domain-containing protein — encoded protein: MSSEGWDDVLQDLEHRRELSRAMGGEERLRKHWDAGKLDARARIAHLLDDGSFRELGTLVGGEEAPADAIVTGFGRVDGRPVMVAAEDFTVMAGTIGEAANAKRYRIAELAVADRVPLVMMLDGAGFRADGRRHGRTPTDMLAQARCSGRVPLVTAVLGSSAGHGALVAPISDFTVMSRHAVIFTAGPPVVYESLHETITKEDLGGPAVALASGLVHNVADDDARALDLVRAYLGYFPSSAWSYPPDAEGRDTAPRLVDEMLDLVPRNGRRVYDMRAVLDVVFDAGSCLEVQPDFGRPLITALCRLGGHPVAVVANQPLVMAGAIDADGADKAAHFVNVADAFHLPLVFLSDNPGVLPGSASEKAGILRKGARMYVAQTLATSPKFEVTLRKAYGFGSMVMGMIPFDGQSGVFGFPGATMGAMGAAAMSRARGSDEDEAAMLRRREIEASYVSAKGLGFDELIDPREIRNVLLDSLERALNHRQAPAEPIARIGIAP